CGAGTGGCTGGTTGTCATATTGGCCGGCTGGCAACACGTCGAGCAACGTTCTGTTGGCGATGATTTGCCGCTGGGCTTCGATGCGCGCGGTGGTATTGATCTGCACAAGGTACGTGGCGCCGATACCGAGGCCGGCCAGCAAGGTCAGGATCGCAATGCCCGCGGTTTTCTTCATGTCGGCGACCGTCTTTGCCGCGCCTCGACGAAGCGGTCCAGTGCCGGGACACCGAGGTTCATCAACAGCACCGCAAACGCCACGCCATCCGGGAAGCCGCCCCAGGTGCGAATCAGATAGACCAGCAACCCCGCGCCTGCGCCGAACAACAACCGCGCAAGCGGCGTCCTGGCCCCGGACACGGGCTCGGTCACGATAAAAAACGCGCCCAGCATGGTCGCGCCGGTCAACAGGTGAAACAGCGGCGAGCCGTGGGAGTCGGAGCCAGACCCGTTCCAGCACAACAGGCTCACAGTAAACAGGCTGACAAGCATGCCCACCGGGGCGTGCCAACTGAACACGCGTTGTTGCAGCAGAAACAGGCCGCCAGCGAGGAAGGCCAGGTTGACCCACTCGACACCACGCCCACCCCAACGACCGAACGCCGGGTCACTGGCAAACAGTTCGTCGATGGTCAGGCTTCGATTGATTTGCAGGCTGTCCAGCGCAGTGGCGCCAGCCCATCCGTCGGGTGCCTGGGCAATGCCAGCAACGTGCCGCAACCCGTCGCCCAGGCCGATGCCATGAAGCGTCGGCCATTGGCTCATGTGTTGGGGGAATGCCAACAGGACCAAGGCGTATCCCAGCATGGCCGGATTGAACGGATTGCTGCCGACCCCGCCCCACACATGTTTGCCAAACAACAAGGCGCAGGCGGTCGCTGTGACCGTCAGCCACCACGGGCTATAGGCCGGCAGGGCAACGGCCAACAAGGTGGCGCTGACCAGTGCGCTACCATCGCCCAGTGCCGGTTTGAGTGGGCGGCGTCGCAAACGCAGTACCAGCGCCTCGACCGCCAGTGCGGTGAGGCCGGACAGTAGCAGATTGAATATCACGCCCCAGCCATAAACCCACATCAAGGCCAGCACGCCCGGCAGGGTCGCCAGTAATACCCGGCCCATCGCCTGTCGCAGTCGCTCATCCAGCGGCTCAGGAAGCGGCATGGGCGGCCACCTGCCGTTCGGCGTCTTCCACGGCTTGCTCCAGCGCTTTCAATTGCTCATCCGAAGCGGAGGCGGCCCGGGCCTTGGCAAGCTCGGCGCGACGCATCGCCAGTTGGATCTTGGCCCGCTTGAGATCGGCGTCGTTTATCGGCGCAGGAGCTGGGGCAGCGGCTGGCGGCGTAGTGCTCTCCAGTTGGGCCAGCGCCTGTTCCGCCGCTTCGAACTGGCGTTGCAGGACGATCAATTGCGACTGCTGCTCGAACGTGGGCGGATGGCCGAACGCCTTCAAGGATTTGTTCAGTTGTGCCCGGCTCATGGCCAGGTCGATCTTGGCCTTCTTCAACGCGGCATCGGCACTGGCGGCTTTTTGCGCGCGCACTCGCTCCAGCGCGGCTTGCACCG
This genomic interval from Pseudomonas alvandae contains the following:
- a CDS encoding RnfABCDGE type electron transport complex subunit D → MPLPEPLDERLRQAMGRVLLATLPGVLALMWVYGWGVIFNLLLSGLTALAVEALVLRLRRRPLKPALGDGSALVSATLLAVALPAYSPWWLTVTATACALLFGKHVWGGVGSNPFNPAMLGYALVLLAFPQHMSQWPTLHGIGLGDGLRHVAGIAQAPDGWAGATALDSLQINRSLTIDELFASDPAFGRWGGRGVEWVNLAFLAGGLFLLQQRVFSWHAPVGMLVSLFTVSLLCWNGSGSDSHGSPLFHLLTGATMLGAFFIVTEPVSGARTPLARLLFGAGAGLLVYLIRTWGGFPDGVAFAVLLMNLGVPALDRFVEARQRRSPT